From the genome of Desulfovibrio sp. JY:
TGCGTGCCGCGCCGTCCCGGGAAAGCAGCAGCCGCACCCGTCGGTGCTGCCCGGGACAGGCGACGGCCACGGCGTCGAGGGCGGCCGACACGGCTGCGGCATCGTGGCGGAATCCGAAATAGGCGGCCGAACGGGCCAGACGGGCGAGATGCTCGGGCAAAAAGGCGAAACGGCCGTCCGCCAGTCGCAGGGTTTCCAAAAGTTCGAACGGCTCCGGCGGGGTGTACAAAAATGCGGCCTTGATCCGGCATTCCTCGTATTCGTCCCGGGCATCGGAATCGTAGGTCACGCCGCCGCCCACGCCGAAGCGGCACGCCCCCGTGTCCGCGTCGCAAACGACGGTGCGGATGGCCACGGAGAAAACGCCATCCCCATCGGGAGCGACGTGGCCGAACGTCCCGGTGTAAAAGCCGCGCGGCCCCGCTTCGAGCTGTCGGATCAGCCGCATGGCGCTGCGCTTGGGCGCGCCCGTGATGGAACCGCAGGGAAAAAGCGCGCCAAGGAGCCCGGACAGCCCCACGTCCCCGGGGACGCGGGCGGTCACGGTGGAGGTCATCTGCCAGGCCGTGGCCAGCCGCGACACCTCGAAACAGGCCGGCACGGCAACGCTCCCGGGCCGGGCGACGCGCCCCAGGTCGTTTCGCAACAGATCGGTGATCATGCGGTTTTCGGCCCGGTTCTTCGGGCAGGCGGCCAGGGCGGCGGCCTGCCGGGCGTCCTCGGCCAGGGTGCGGCCCCGGGCCATGGTGCCCTTCATAGGCCGCACGACCACCAGTTCTCCCGTGCGCCGAAAAAAAAGCTCCGGCGAAAACGACAGCACCTTGTGCCGGCCAAGGTCGAGACGACAGCAAAAGCCGGCCGCCTGATGCCGGGCCAGCCCCTCGAACCAGGCCGAAGGATCGCCGCGCAGGCGGCTGGTCAGCGGCATGGTGTAGTTGACCTGATAGACCTCGCCCTGGCGGATATTGTCCCGGATCACGCCGAGGGCCGCGTCGTAGCGCCGGCGGGAAACGAGCGGTCGCCAGGGCGCGATGGCAAAGTCTCCGGTCGCGGCCGGGCGCGCCGGGGGCTCGGACGGGGCGGGATAGGCGGCGACAAAGGCCAGGGGCGTGTCGCCGGGGGCATGGGTTTCCAGCCGGGAATCGAAGGCCGGGGCGGCCTCGTAGGCCAGGGCCAGCACCAGCCAATGGCCGTCTCGACGCCAGGCCTCGGCCGCCCCGAGCAGGGGCATGACCTCGGCAGGCTCCCAGGCCGTCGCGGTCCAGGCGGGATCGCGAAAATACCGCGTCCAGCCGGCCTCGCCGGCGGCATAAGACGAGAACTGCGCCTCTGCGAACATACAAACTACGGCTTGACCCTTCAGCGCGGCAGGTGCGCCCGGGCCACCCGCCACAGGTCCTCGTAGGAATAGCGGGCACGAAGGGCCAGACACATTTCCTCGGACAGGACCAGCTTGAGCGACGTGTCGGCCAAAAGCGAACGCCGGTGCACTTCCAGGCGCTTGCGCAAAAAGGCCGCGTCAAAGCCGTCGGCCACCAGCCCGAGGCCCTCGGCGAAAAAAAGCGACCGCGTGGAGTCGATCAGCCGCCGGCAGGCCTCCCGGCCCTCCCGCCGCGCCACGGCCAGACAGTACATGAGCCGCACGAGCAGCACGTCGGCGGCCAGAGCATGGTCCACGGCGGCCGGGTCCTCGCGGCCCTCTCCCCCGGCGCGGGCCTTTTCCAGCAAGGCGTACACGCGGTCCATGGCCGCCGCCTCGCGAAGGGGCGGCACGGGGAAAAAGGCGGTCAAAAACGACAGCACCCGCTGCGGATTGTCCCCGGCAACCATGGCCAGGAGCGTGCGGGCCATGCAGTCGAGCTTGCGGCGCACATCGGCCAGGGCCTGCCGCCGGCCGGCCTGATACAATCGCCGCACCGCCTCTTCGGGCAGGCTCGATCCGAAGGCCGTCTCCAGAAGCAGGCGGATGTTGGGCTCGGTGACGGTCTCCATCTCCTCCTGCACGACCTTGCCGCCCTTCTTGGTGTCCATGAGCTTTTTGAGCGACAGCCAATAGGCGGCCACGGCCGAGGCCGGCATCTCCACGATATCCAGATCAGGGCGTGCGGAAACTTCCTGCGTCATGGGGCGGTGGCCTTTTGCGGGGAATGCGGATAATCATGACCCAATCCTGCCGACATCCGGCAGGGTGCGGCAACCATAGGACGAATCATTCGCCGCCGGCAAGGCCGGACGGCTCGGAGGCCCGCTATGCGCGGACGTTTGCTCAAAGTGCTCATGGTGGTGCTGGTCCTCATCCCCGTGGGGCTGACGGCCTACCTGGCCAACAACCTCTACCACCGCAAGGGCGTGCCCGAGGCCCTGGAAAATCTGACCAAACAGCTGTTCCGCTCCAAGGCCGACGAGCGCAAGGCCGAGGCCAAGGCCGTGGAGCTGGAACGCAAGGCCAACGAACTGCAAACCGCCTACGACGCCCTGGTGGCCGACCTGCGCGGCGAGGTGGACAGCCGCGACATCCGCGTGCGCCAGTTCCGGGAAAAACTCGAAATCAACTTCGTGGACAAGATCCTCTTCGCCTCGGGCAGCGCCGAGATCACCCCGCGCGGCCGGGAAATCCTGCGCAAGGTCGGCGGCGTCCTGGCCAAGGTGAAGGACAAAAGCATCTACGTCGTCGGCCATACCGACTCGAACCCCATCCACTCGGCCCTCTACCCCTCCAACTGGGAGCTCTCCACCGCCCGCGCCGCCTCGGTCATCCGCTTCCTTTCGGAATCGGGCAGCCTGACGCCGGAACGCTTCACCGCCATGGGCCGCGCCTTCTACCAGCCCGTGGCCAGCAACGCCACGCCCGAAGGACGCCAGGAAAACCGGCGCGTGGACATCATCGTGGCCGACGTGCCGCTTCTGGCCGGGGAAACCGGCTCCGAATCCATGCGCGGCACGGTCAATACCGGCCAGCCCTCGGAACACGACCTGACCGGCCAGCAGGCGGCCCCCATCCGGGAAACCGCGCCACAACCCGCCGCGCAGCCCACGCCCCAAACCACCACTCCGACGACCCCGGAACCCGCTCCGGCCACGCCGGAAACACCCGCCACGCCGGAAGGCCCGCTGCCGGCGCAGCCGGCCGAACCCAACGCAACCGCGCCGCAACCCGCGCCCGCCGAACAGCCGGCCCAACCGGCACCCGCCGAACAACCAGCGCAACAAACCAAGCCGGAACAGTCCAAGCCCGGCTCCACAGCCACGCCGCCGGCCTCTCCCGAACTGCCGCCGACCCTGCCCGACCGGTCCGGGTCGGGAGCGACAGGATCATAAGCAACGGAAAGAGGTGAGGCTCTGCCCCACACCCCGCCGGGGGGCGAGCGAGCCCCCCGGTCCCCCCGATTCCGCTTTGGCTGATCGAATATCCTCAATTTTCAGCAAAAAGTTCGCGAGGAAGGAGTACGCAATGCCGCATGTCACCACGCGTGGAATTCAAATCGAATACGATACGCTCGGAGACAAGTCCTCTCCGGCACTCCTGCTCATCGCCGGCAACGGCGCGCAGCTTACCTTCTGGGATGTGCCGTTTTGCCAAGCCCTGGCCGACACGGGCCTTTTCGTCATCCGTTTCGACAACCGCGACGCCGGGCTGTCCACGAAATTCGACGCGGCGGGAGTCCCGGACTTCATGGCCTGCATCAAGGCGGCCATGGAGGGCAAACCCGTCGAATCGGCCTATACCCTCGAGGACATGGCGGACGACTGCGCCGGGCTGCTCGAGGGCCTCGGCATCGAAAAGGCGCATATCTGCGGCCTGTCCATGGGCGGCATGATCGCCCAGGTCGTGGCCTGTCGGCATCCGGAACATGTGCTGAGCCTGACGTCCATCATGTCGTGCACGGGAAATCCCGAAACGCCCCAGGGCAAACCCGAGGCCATCGCCGCCGTTGTGGCGACGCCGCCGGAGGGACGCGAGGCGTTTATCGCGCACAGCCTCAATGTCTGGCGCAAGGTCTGGAGCCCCGGCTTCCCGTTCGAGGAAGCGCGGGCCCGGAAATTCATGGAAGAAAGCTATGACCGCTGCCATTACCTGCCGGGGATGGCGCGCCAAAACACGGCCATCCTCGCCAACGGGGACAGAAGGCGCGCACTTGCCGCGCTTAGGGTCCCGGCGCTGGTCATCCACGGCGCGGCCGATCCGTTGATCCCGGTCGCGGCGGGCGAGGATACGGCCCGGACGATTCCGGGAGCCCGGTTGCTGGTCATCAAAGGGATGGGGCACGATCTGCCCACGCCTGTCTGGCCGCAAGTCATAGACGCCATCTCGCAGCTGACGCGGCAAAGCGCCTAACCCTCATTCCACGCGGCGCTTCGCCGCTGGCGCGGTTGTCGCCGCAATCGCGTTCGGCGTCGAGGGGCGCAAGCCCCTCGTGTCGCCGGGCCGATTGCGGCGACAAACATACGGCGTCCCATCACCCAAAGACATCGACCCGCAACCCACCAACCTCTCCCCTCCCCACCAGCCCAACCCGGTAACGGGGGGTCCGGGGGGCATCAAGTCCCCCGGCGGGTCCAGGGCAGCGCCCTGGCAGAGAGGTGCAGGAGAGGCAGAGCCTCTCCTGCCTCCCTCCACTCCCCACTCCTTCCACTCTACCACTCCCCCCACGCCCGTTAGTCCCGTTCGAAATCGAACAGCTGGCCGCGCACGATGGCGTCGCGGCCGAACTTGCCGCGTATGGCGTCCAGGGCTGCGTCGATTTTCCCGCCGTGCTCGCGGCGTTTCCGGCCGGGGTCCTCGAAAAGGCTCAGCTGGCGCGGTTCGTTGCCGAAGTTGGAGACGCCGACGCCGATGAGACGCAGGGGCCGCGGCAGCGGTTCGGCTTCGAGGAGTTCCTTGGCCACCGCATAGATGACGGTGTCGCTTGAGGTTGGGTCGGGCATGGTGCGGCTGCGGGTGATCTGGCGGAAATCGTTGAATTTGAGCTTGAGGGTGATGGTGCGGCCGGATTGGTTGTCCTGGCGCAGTTCGCGGCCGACGCGTTCGGCCTGGTGGAGCAGCCAGGCGGCGAGTCTGGCGCGGTCGGCGGTATCAGTGGTGAAGGTATTCTCGGCGCTGACGGATTTGGCTTCGCGCGACGGGTTGACGGTGTCGCTGCCCTGGCCGCAGGCCCGGGCGTAGAGGTCGAGGCCCCATTTGCCCAGGTGGCGCTGCCAGAATTCCGGGGGATATTGCAGGATTTCGCCGACGACGCGGACGCCCAGGCGGGAAAGAGTGGCCTGGGCGCGTTTGCCGACGCCGGGAATCTTGCCCACGGGCAGATCGGCCAGAAACAGGGCGACCTGTTCCGGGGCGACGAGGGTCAGGCCGTCGGGCTTGTCGTAGTCCGAGGCGATCTTGGCGATGAATTTGACGGGCGCGATGCCGACCGAACAATTGAGTCCCGTGGCTTCGCGGATCATGGCTTTGAGGCGTCGGCCGAGGGTTTCCGGCGGACCGAAGAGGGTTTCGGTGCCAGTGATGTCGACATAGGCCTCGTCGATGGAAGCGGGTTCGACCAGCGGGGAGACGGTCTGGAGCGTGGCCATGACGACGCGGGAGACTTCGGCGTAGCGGCGACGGTTGCCGGGCAGGAACACGCCATGGGGGCAGCGGCGTTTGGCCTCGGCCACGGGCATGGCCGAGTGCACGCCGAACGTGCGGGCTTCGTAGGAGGCGGCCGAAACCACGCCGCGCAGGTCCCGGCCGATGATGACCGGCTTGCCCGCAAGCGTAGGGTCGTCGTGCTGCTCGACGGAGGCGAAAAACGCGTCCATGTCGAGATGGAGGATGGTCGCCATGCCCCGGACATGCGACGGCGACCAGGAAAAAGCAAGGGGGCGCGAGGGACGTTTTACCCCGCCCGCCCCCTGCGGCAAAACGTCGCCTAGGCCTTGATGTTCAGGTTCCCGCCGACGCCGGTGGCGGCGGAAAGCACCTTGGTCTAGAAGTCGTAATCCTGATCCACGCGCCCCGTGCCCGGGTCGGTGTTAAGCCTGTCCATGGTCTTGGTGATCAACTCGGCCCCGAGCTTTTGCTGCTCGAACGCGCCGCCGACCGTCCCCGCGCCCTTGGTGTCGATCGCATCCATGGCATCCTCCCGGGACGAAAATCGTCCGTTTATCGACACCTATCGGCCACGGGACACGCCTCCTTTAGGGAGTTCCGGTTGGACAACGCCGCGCGTCCTTTGCTACAAGCGGCATACATCCCCTTTCGACCTTTCAAGGAGGCGCCCATGCCCGTCGAGAATTGCCCCATCCAGACCCTCGACGCCGACTCCCTTTCCTGCTCCATCCGTGAGCACATCACCCACTCCCTGGGCAAGCCCTGCGCCGAAGCCGGCAATCGGGACGTGGCCATGGCGCTGTCCATGACCCTGCGCGACAGACTCGTGGACAAGATGCTCGAAACCCGCAAGCGCTACCGCGACGCCCGGGCCAAGCGGATGTACTACCTGTCCATCGAATACCTGCTGGGCCGCTGCCTGGGCAACAACCTCTACAATATGAAGATCGACGACATGT
Proteins encoded in this window:
- a CDS encoding OmpA family protein, giving the protein MRGRLLKVLMVVLVLIPVGLTAYLANNLYHRKGVPEALENLTKQLFRSKADERKAEAKAVELERKANELQTAYDALVADLRGEVDSRDIRVRQFREKLEINFVDKILFASGSAEITPRGREILRKVGGVLAKVKDKSIYVVGHTDSNPIHSALYPSNWELSTARAASVIRFLSESGSLTPERFTAMGRAFYQPVASNATPEGRQENRRVDIIVADVPLLAGETGSESMRGTVNTGQPSEHDLTGQQAAPIRETAPQPAAQPTPQTTTPTTPEPAPATPETPATPEGPLPAQPAEPNATAPQPAPAEQPAQPAPAEQPAQQTKPEQSKPGSTATPPASPELPPTLPDRSGSGATGS
- the pabB gene encoding aminodeoxychorismate synthase component I codes for the protein MFAEAQFSSYAAGEAGWTRYFRDPAWTATAWEPAEVMPLLGAAEAWRRDGHWLVLALAYEAAPAFDSRLETHAPGDTPLAFVAAYPAPSEPPARPAATGDFAIAPWRPLVSRRRYDAALGVIRDNIRQGEVYQVNYTMPLTSRLRGDPSAWFEGLARHQAAGFCCRLDLGRHKVLSFSPELFFRRTGELVVVRPMKGTMARGRTLAEDARQAAALAACPKNRAENRMITDLLRNDLGRVARPGSVAVPACFEVSRLATAWQMTSTVTARVPGDVGLSGLLGALFPCGSITGAPKRSAMRLIRQLEAGPRGFYTGTFGHVAPDGDGVFSVAIRTVVCDADTGACRFGVGGGVTYDSDARDEYEECRIKAAFLYTPPEPFELLETLRLADGRFAFLPEHLARLARSAAYFGFRHDAAAVSAALDAVAVACPGQHRRVRLLLSRDGAARSEHFPLGKRQPGPVRLGWADTPVEASDVALFHKTTRRARYDRALAARPECDDVLLINTAGQVTESCRANLVAAIDGRLLTPALGCGLLPGTLRERLLAKGVVAEATLTPADLARAGRLWLINSVRLWTSAVLVGEAPTGGPSTGSCCSASS
- a CDS encoding DNA polymerase IV, giving the protein MATILHLDMDAFFASVEQHDDPTLAGKPVIIGRDLRGVVSAASYEARTFGVHSAMPVAEAKRRCPHGVFLPGNRRRYAEVSRVVMATLQTVSPLVEPASIDEAYVDITGTETLFGPPETLGRRLKAMIREATGLNCSVGIAPVKFIAKIASDYDKPDGLTLVAPEQVALFLADLPVGKIPGVGKRAQATLSRLGVRVVGEILQYPPEFWQRHLGKWGLDLYARACGQGSDTVNPSREAKSVSAENTFTTDTADRARLAAWLLHQAERVGRELRQDNQSGRTITLKLKFNDFRQITRSRTMPDPTSSDTVIYAVAKELLEAEPLPRPLRLIGVGVSNFGNEPRQLSLFEDPGRKRREHGGKIDAALDAIRGKFGRDAIVRGQLFDFERD
- a CDS encoding alpha/beta fold hydrolase, with product MPHVTTRGIQIEYDTLGDKSSPALLLIAGNGAQLTFWDVPFCQALADTGLFVIRFDNRDAGLSTKFDAAGVPDFMACIKAAMEGKPVESAYTLEDMADDCAGLLEGLGIEKAHICGLSMGGMIAQVVACRHPEHVLSLTSIMSCTGNPETPQGKPEAIAAVVATPPEGREAFIAHSLNVWRKVWSPGFPFEEARARKFMEESYDRCHYLPGMARQNTAILANGDRRRALAALRVPALVIHGAADPLIPVAAGEDTARTIPGARLLVIKGMGHDLPTPVWPQVIDAISQLTRQSA